The DNA region CCGGGTAGACTCGATCTACTTCGGCGGCGGCACACCCACGACGGCAACCCCGCAGCTTGTCCGGCTGATTGACGAGATAAGGAGCTTGTATGATTGCGGCAACGTGATAGGTGTGGAAGCACACCCGAACGATCTGAACGACGACACTCTAAGTATCCTCCGGCAGGCGGGGGTGAACATGCTCAGTATCGGGGTGCAGACGTTTGACGATCGGTTATTAAAGTCAATAGGCAGGACGTACGGCGGGGCTGCGGCCAGAAAGGCGGTTAAGGCGGCGCTCGACGCCGGGTTTGAGACCGTTGACGCGGACCTGATTTTCGCGTTACCGGGGCAAAAGGTGGAGGATGCGGTGCGCGAGGTGTCGGAGGTTTTCGAGCTGGGGGTTCACCAGGTATCGGCTTACCCGCTGATTATTTTTCCGTATACGGGCATGGGTTCCCATATAAGGCGCCTGGGGTTGAAAAAGACAGGCTTGAGAGCGGAAAAGGGGATGTTGACGGCCATCGTCAATCTTGCCGACAAGTACGGGTATAGACGGAGTTCTATCTGGACCTTTACCAGAAAAGGGGCCGCAAGGTACAGCTCAGTGACGCGGGAGAGGTTCGTCGGGGTAGGAGCAGGCGCGGCATCCCTGAACAGTGGTTATTTCTATCTTAACACCTTCAGCCCGGAATATTATGTAAAATCCGTCAGGCAGGGACTGCCGGTTTCCGTGGGAATGAAACTGTCTGCACGTGTGGAAATGCTGTACTGGCTTTACTGGCGGATGTACGATATGGAGATACCTGTCCGGCGTTTCGAAGCGCTGTTCAGGGAGAGTCTGAAGCGCCGTTTCGGAGTGTTTCTTGCGGTATTGCGGTTGTGCGGTCTGGTCGTTGCGGAGGGTGATTCAATCCAGTTGACTGATAAAGGAGGGTACCTTTTTCACCTGGTCGA from Bacillota bacterium includes:
- a CDS encoding coproporphyrinogen-III oxidase family protein yields the protein MLSTLLRVFFARRLKPFCLSSAEKPVLDPSLESFGLYVHVPFCRRICPFCPYNKCLYREDRVVDYFDALSTELRRYREIFGRARVDSIYFGGGTPTTATPQLVRLIDEIRSLYDCGNVIGVEAHPNDLNDDTLSILRQAGVNMLSIGVQTFDDRLLKSIGRTYGGAAARKAVKAALDAGFETVDADLIFALPGQKVEDAVREVSEVFELGVHQVSAYPLIIFPYTGMGSHIRRLGLKKTGLRAEKGMLTAIVNLADKYGYRRSSIWTFTRKGAARYSSVTRERFVGVGAGAASLNSGYFYLNTFSPEYYVKSVRQGLPVSVGMKLSARVEMLYWLYWRMYDMEIPVRRFEALFRESLKRRFGVFLAVLRLCGLVVAEGDSIQLTDKGGYLFHLVEKGHSWDYLCRVWSGSLKEPWPSEICF